A genomic window from Streptomyces sp. HUAS YS2 includes:
- a CDS encoding energy-coupling factor ABC transporter permease — protein sequence MHVPDGFINAPVSAAAGVVAAGAVAVGLRGARRELDERTAPLAGLVAAFIFAVQMLNFPVAAGTSGHLLGGALAAILVGPYTGVLVIAVVLLMQGILFADGGLTALGVNITVMGVVTVLVAYALFRGLVKLLPRSRRSVTVASFVAALVSVPAAAAAFTLVYAVGGTTDVPVGKVLTAMVGVHTLIGLGEAVITMLTVGAVVAVRPDLVFGARGLSTPLKLRVGGELVDAAPAEPQAPSTGSPKKLWAGGLVTALLLAGFVSFYASASPDGLEKVAADQGIDRNVEEHATADSPLADYGVKGIDTARLSGGLAGVIGVGATLAVGSGAFWAVRRRKAASAAAAPSGARV from the coding sequence GTGCATGTACCTGACGGATTCATCAACGCCCCCGTTTCGGCCGCCGCCGGTGTCGTCGCCGCCGGAGCCGTCGCCGTGGGCCTGCGCGGCGCCCGCCGCGAGCTCGACGAGCGCACCGCGCCGCTGGCCGGCCTGGTCGCCGCCTTCATCTTCGCCGTGCAGATGCTGAACTTCCCGGTCGCGGCCGGGACCAGCGGACACCTGCTCGGCGGCGCGCTCGCCGCGATCCTCGTCGGGCCGTACACCGGCGTCCTCGTCATCGCCGTCGTCCTGCTGATGCAGGGCATCCTGTTCGCCGACGGCGGCCTGACCGCGCTCGGCGTGAACATCACCGTCATGGGCGTCGTCACCGTCCTCGTCGCGTACGCGCTCTTCCGCGGCCTGGTGAAGCTGCTGCCGCGCTCCCGCCGCTCGGTGACCGTCGCCTCCTTCGTCGCCGCCCTGGTCTCCGTGCCGGCCGCGGCCGCCGCCTTCACCCTCGTGTACGCGGTCGGCGGCACCACCGACGTCCCCGTCGGCAAGGTGCTGACCGCGATGGTCGGCGTGCACACCCTGATCGGCCTCGGCGAGGCCGTCATCACCATGCTGACCGTCGGCGCGGTCGTCGCCGTCCGCCCCGACCTGGTCTTCGGCGCCCGCGGGCTCAGCACACCGCTGAAGCTGCGGGTCGGCGGCGAGCTGGTCGACGCGGCCCCGGCGGAGCCCCAGGCGCCTTCGACCGGCTCCCCGAAGAAGCTGTGGGCCGGCGGCCTCGTCACCGCCCTGCTCCTCGCCGGATTCGTCTCCTTCTACGCCTCCGCCAGCCCCGACGGCCTGGAGAAGGTCGCCGCCGACCAGGGCATCGACCGGAACGTGGAGGAGCACGCCACCGCCGACTCCCCGCTCGCCGACTACGGCGTCAAGGGCATCGACACCGCCCGCCTCTCCGGCGGCCTCGCCGGCGTGATCGGCGTGGGCGCGACGCTCGCCGTCGGCAGCGGCGCGTTCTGGGCCGTCCGCCGGCGCAAGGCCGCGTCCGCCGCGGCCGCCCCGTCCGGGGCCCGGGTCTGA
- the cbiQ gene encoding cobalt ECF transporter T component CbiQ — protein MGAGHAHKLYRHGHSPVHALPPHTKLVAVLGFVVVVVSTPREAMWAFAAYAALLAAVAAAARVPAGFLLRRLVIEVPFVAFAFLMPFVVPGEQTDVLGVSLSVPGLWGAWNVLAKGTLGVAASVLLASTTELRELLLGLQRLKLPPLLVQIASFMIRYGDVITDEMRRMSIARRSRGFEAKGVRHWGVLAKSAGALFIRSYERGERVHLAMVSRGYTGTMPVIDEVTATRAQWTRAAVLPAAALLVCLLGWTV, from the coding sequence ATGGGTGCGGGCCACGCCCACAAGCTCTACCGGCACGGGCACTCGCCGGTCCACGCGCTGCCGCCGCACACCAAGCTGGTCGCCGTCCTCGGGTTCGTCGTGGTCGTGGTCTCCACACCGCGCGAGGCCATGTGGGCCTTCGCCGCGTACGCGGCGCTGCTCGCCGCCGTCGCGGCGGCGGCCCGCGTCCCGGCCGGGTTCCTGCTGCGCCGGCTGGTGATCGAGGTGCCGTTCGTCGCCTTCGCGTTCCTCATGCCGTTCGTCGTGCCCGGCGAGCAGACGGATGTCCTCGGCGTCTCGCTCTCCGTCCCCGGCCTGTGGGGCGCCTGGAACGTGCTCGCCAAGGGCACCCTCGGCGTCGCCGCCTCCGTGCTGCTGGCCTCCACCACCGAGCTGCGCGAGCTGCTGCTCGGGCTGCAGCGGCTGAAACTGCCGCCGCTGCTCGTCCAGATCGCCTCGTTCATGATCCGCTACGGCGACGTGATCACCGACGAGATGCGCCGGATGTCGATCGCCCGCCGCTCGCGCGGCTTCGAGGCGAAGGGCGTCCGCCACTGGGGCGTCCTCGCCAAATCGGCGGGCGCGCTCTTCATCCGCTCGTACGAGCGTGGCGAACGCGTCCATCTCGCGATGGTCAGCCGGGGGTACACGGGAACGATGCCGGTCATCGACGAGGTGACCGCGACCCGCGCCCAGTGGACCCGCGCCGCCGTCCTGCCCGCCGCCGCCCTTCTCGTCTGCCTGTTGGGATGGACCGTATGA